In Candidatus Chlorohelix allophototropha, one DNA window encodes the following:
- the menH gene encoding 2-succinyl-6-hydroxy-2,4-cyclohexadiene-1-carboxylate synthase → MEQALAYNYRREGHSTTLALLHGFTGSAASWNPHIVAFSDVADVLAVDAPGHGNSPAPADPALYSLPHTTEAFLKLLDILNLSRVVLLGYSMGGRQALHIATTAPERLEKLVLESATPGIIDPAERVARRESDGKLADFMEREGLETFVNHWENIPLFASQKQLSLTVRAAQRVQRLQNNPVGLTNSLRGAGTGTQEPLHAKLKKLQIPALLIAGELDLKFCAIAQQMHELIPQSHLEIVQEAGHTVHLEKPDEFDRLVLDFLKI, encoded by the coding sequence ATGGAGCAGGCTCTAGCCTACAACTACCGCCGTGAAGGGCATAGTACAACCCTCGCCCTGTTACATGGCTTTACCGGCAGCGCGGCAAGTTGGAATCCGCATATTGTGGCATTTTCCGACGTTGCCGATGTTCTAGCAGTAGATGCGCCGGGGCATGGTAATTCTCCTGCACCCGCAGACCCTGCTCTCTACTCACTTCCCCATACCACCGAAGCCTTTCTAAAATTATTAGATATCTTGAACCTATCGCGGGTGGTTTTGCTCGGCTATTCAATGGGCGGGCGACAAGCGTTGCATATCGCTACAACCGCACCTGAAAGATTAGAAAAACTGGTGCTAGAAAGCGCGACACCCGGTATAATAGACCCGGCAGAACGAGTTGCTCGGCGCGAAAGCGATGGCAAACTGGCAGATTTTATGGAGCGCGAAGGGCTAGAAACCTTTGTAAATCATTGGGAGAATATACCGCTCTTTGCAAGCCAGAAACAATTGTCGCTAACAGTAAGGGCAGCGCAACGGGTGCAGCGTTTGCAAAACAACCCGGTTGGGCTGACGAACAGCTTGCGGGGTGCGGGAACGGGAACACAAGAACCGCTACATGCGAAACTGAAAAAACTGCAAATTCCGGCGCTGCTCATAGCCGGAGAGCTAGATTTGAAATTCTGTGCAATCGCCCAACAAATGCACGAACTTATACCGCAAAGTCACCTCGAAATTGTGCAAGAGGCGGGACATACGGTACATTTGGAGAAACCAGACGAGTTTGATCGTTTGGTACTGGATTTCCTGAAGATTTAA
- a CDS encoding DUF192 domain-containing protein, with amino-acid sequence MKVINKTRNIALMSNGKVANSIWTRFVGLMGRKTLEPGDGLIIIPNNSVHCFFMRIPIDVIFADKAHKVVYISHNLKPWRISKIVPKAHYVVELPAHTATQTATQLGDLLEWQEN; translated from the coding sequence ATGAAAGTAATTAACAAAACTCGAAATATTGCGTTGATGAGCAATGGAAAAGTTGCCAATAGTATCTGGACTCGTTTCGTGGGATTGATGGGGCGTAAGACGCTTGAACCGGGGGATGGGCTAATTATCATTCCTAACAATAGTGTTCACTGTTTTTTTATGCGTATTCCTATTGATGTGATTTTCGCCGACAAAGCGCATAAGGTAGTGTATATTTCGCATAACCTCAAGCCGTGGCGAATCAGCAAGATAGTTCCAAAGGCGCATTATGTAGTGGAGTTGCCCGCTCACACTGCCACCCAAACCGCCACGCAACTTGGTGATTTACTGGAATGGCAGGAAAATTAG
- a CDS encoding type II secretion system F family protein, which produces MQGILPVIIGVLVIGIAMALAAYFILRRNRPDLVEQRLAEYIEKPVSLETLELEQPFRDRVIRPIIAFFARIVSSFTPNATQDRLRQNLAIAGNPNNMTPADFLGIRLLSAFLVGGLIGILLFLANTPMTWRILGPVIFFVLGFMLPVYWLGGKMKKRRRAILRALPDAIDLLTICVEAGLGFDQALLRVTEKWDNELGKEFKRMLAEQRVGKTRRDALKELAIRCDVQELSVFVASIVQADQLGVSMTKVLRIQADQMRIRRRQLAEELAHKAPIKMLFPMAFLILPTIYIVILGPVIPTVAKAMGFNVE; this is translated from the coding sequence ATGCAGGGAATATTACCTGTAATAATAGGTGTACTGGTTATAGGTATTGCGATGGCGTTAGCAGCTTATTTTATACTACGTCGCAATCGTCCTGACCTAGTGGAACAACGCCTCGCTGAATATATTGAAAAACCGGTTTCTCTTGAAACGCTTGAACTCGAACAACCTTTCAGGGATCGCGTTATAAGACCGATAATCGCGTTTTTTGCGCGTATCGTTAGCTCTTTTACCCCTAACGCCACTCAGGATAGGTTGCGCCAGAATTTGGCTATTGCCGGTAACCCCAATAATATGACACCTGCCGATTTTCTGGGAATACGGTTACTGTCAGCGTTCTTGGTGGGCGGTCTAATAGGAATATTGCTCTTTCTTGCAAATACGCCGATGACTTGGCGTATTCTAGGTCCGGTAATTTTCTTCGTGTTAGGCTTCATGCTTCCGGTTTACTGGTTGGGCGGTAAGATGAAAAAACGCCGTCGTGCCATTTTGAGAGCGCTTCCCGATGCAATTGATTTGCTTACTATCTGCGTTGAGGCTGGTCTTGGTTTTGATCAGGCATTGTTGCGTGTCACTGAGAAATGGGATAATGAACTTGGTAAAGAGTTCAAGCGTATGTTGGCAGAGCAACGGGTCGGTAAAACACGCCGCGATGCTCTTAAAGAACTAGCAATCCGTTGTGATGTGCAGGAATTAAGTGTTTTCGTAGCTTCTATTGTTCAAGCTGATCAATTGGGTGTAAGTATGACCAAAGTGTTGCGGATTCAAGCCGATCAGATGCGTATCCGCCGCCGCCAACTGGCAGAAGAACTGGCTCATAAAGCGCCCATCAAGATGCTTTTCCCTATGGCTTTTCTGATATTGCCGACTATCTATATTGTAATTCTTGGTCCGGTAATCCCAACTGTAGCCAAAGCTATGGGGTTTAATGTTGAATAA
- the menD gene encoding 2-succinyl-5-enolpyruvyl-6-hydroxy-3-cyclohexene-1-carboxylic-acid synthase, whose translation MYREPENPTYAYVDAFVEELARAGMQHVVISPGSRSTPLAYSFARNGNIKVWMQYDERSGAFFALGMAKASRKPVALVCTSGTAAANYFPAITEAQLSRVPLLVLTADRPPELRNNGAPQAIDQLKIYGDYVKLFVEAALPEASEDMLRYARTIAGRAFGTALAKPSGAVHINFPFREPLIPAPIPGQPLPAVEKRNLEAWQGRAGAKTYVTLSQAPRRLAKPELGNLAQTLSSQQRGVIICGAIDEPELSEQLVKLAETLQFPILADPLSGLRTGSHDKNLIIDNYDAFLRDEAIVAGFAPSMVLRFGAMPTAKPVLLWLKRFSECPQIVVDSGDGWQEPTMLATEIIHADPTLLCRDLCMQLADSQSTTENSWLSGWLEASHLAHETVQAIMGELDEPFEGKIFTELRELLPEGAILFSSNSMPVRDMDTFFSSTDRNIRLMCNRGANGIDGVVSSALGAGAVTSAPLTLVIGDLSFYHDMNGLLAAKLHQLNATIILINNDGGGIFSFLPQASYPENFELLFGTPHGLDFRHVAALYGAEYTLSTNWHTFREAVSSSFAKPGLKIIEIPTTRAQNVIQHRRFWGPIAERIKAGVWSRL comes from the coding sequence ATGTATCGTGAACCTGAAAACCCAACCTACGCTTATGTTGATGCCTTTGTAGAAGAACTGGCACGCGCCGGGATGCAACATGTAGTAATAAGCCCCGGCTCTCGCTCCACCCCGTTGGCTTACAGCTTTGCCCGCAACGGCAACATAAAAGTCTGGATGCAATACGATGAGCGCTCCGGCGCTTTCTTTGCGCTTGGTATGGCTAAAGCCAGCCGTAAGCCCGTTGCGCTGGTTTGTACCAGTGGCACTGCCGCTGCCAACTACTTTCCCGCTATCACCGAGGCGCAATTATCACGAGTCCCATTGTTGGTGCTTACCGCCGACCGTCCCCCCGAATTGCGTAATAACGGCGCACCGCAAGCGATTGATCAGCTTAAAATATATGGGGATTATGTAAAGTTGTTTGTTGAAGCTGCCCTGCCCGAAGCCAGCGAAGATATGTTGCGTTATGCCCGTACCATTGCCGGACGCGCTTTCGGAACTGCGCTGGCAAAACCATCTGGGGCGGTGCATATAAACTTTCCGTTCCGCGAACCACTCATCCCTGCTCCCATACCAGGTCAACCGTTACCCGCTGTAGAAAAGCGCAACCTCGAAGCATGGCAAGGGCGTGCCGGGGCAAAGACGTACGTCACCTTATCGCAAGCTCCTCGCCGTCTCGCCAAACCTGAGCTTGGCAACCTCGCCCAGACGCTTTCTTCCCAACAACGAGGCGTGATAATCTGTGGCGCAATTGACGAACCGGAATTGTCTGAGCAGTTGGTAAAACTGGCAGAGACATTGCAATTTCCAATTCTGGCAGACCCGCTTTCAGGCTTGCGTACTGGAAGCCACGACAAGAACCTAATAATAGATAATTATGATGCTTTTCTGAGAGATGAGGCAATAGTAGCTGGATTCGCACCCTCTATGGTGCTGCGTTTCGGGGCAATGCCCACTGCCAAACCCGTCTTGCTGTGGCTCAAACGCTTCTCGGAATGTCCTCAAATCGTAGTGGATAGCGGGGATGGCTGGCAAGAGCCAACCATGTTGGCAACCGAAATTATACATGCAGACCCCACCTTGCTCTGCCGCGACCTTTGCATGCAGCTTGCCGACTCCCAGAGTACCACCGAAAATAGCTGGTTGTCAGGTTGGCTTGAAGCTTCGCACCTTGCCCATGAAACCGTTCAAGCAATAATGGGCGAACTAGATGAACCGTTTGAAGGCAAAATCTTCACCGAATTGCGTGAGTTGCTACCGGAAGGCGCAATCTTGTTTAGCAGTAACAGCATGCCTGTGCGCGATATGGATACCTTTTTCTCCAGCACTGACAGAAACATCCGACTTATGTGCAATCGGGGCGCAAACGGCATTGATGGGGTGGTATCCAGCGCGTTGGGTGCAGGCGCGGTTACAAGCGCACCCCTAACGCTTGTTATAGGAGATCTCTCCTTTTATCACGATATGAACGGGCTGCTAGCAGCAAAATTGCATCAGTTGAACGCCACCATCATTTTGATAAATAACGATGGGGGCGGTATCTTCTCCTTCCTGCCGCAAGCCTCTTACCCTGAGAATTTCGAGCTATTATTCGGCACACCGCATGGATTGGATTTCCGCCATGTCGCCGCTCTGTACGGCGCGGAATACACCCTTTCCACTAACTGGCACACCTTCCGAGAAGCGGTCAGCAGCAGTTTTGCAAAACCCGGACTTAAAATAATCGAAATTCCGACTACACGCGCCCAAAATGTTATCCAGCACCGCCGGTTCTGGGGACCAATTGCCGAGAGGATAAAAGCGGGGGTATGGAGCAGGCTCTAG
- the menB gene encoding 1,4-dihydroxy-2-naphthoyl-CoA synthase, translated as MPLVEWYKAKKYGDIIYEKCEEGIARITINRPEVHNAFRPDTLFELSEAFKDAHEDPNVGVVLFTGAGGKAFCSGGDQRVRGVGGYVGKDGVPRLNVLELQRQIRVMPKPVIAVVAGYAIGGGHVLHVVCDLTIAAENAIFGQTGPKVGSFDGGFGSSYLASIIGQKKAREIWYLCRQYNAQEALQMGLVNTVVPLEKLEEESIQWALEMLDKSPIALRFLKAAFNADLDGQMGLQVLAGDATMLYYMSEEAIEGKTAYVEKRKPNFKKFPRLP; from the coding sequence ATGCCGTTGGTAGAGTGGTACAAAGCAAAAAAATATGGCGACATCATCTACGAAAAGTGCGAGGAAGGTATCGCTCGAATCACGATTAATCGCCCGGAAGTGCATAACGCCTTTCGCCCTGATACCCTTTTTGAATTGAGCGAAGCCTTCAAGGACGCGCATGAAGACCCGAATGTGGGCGTGGTGCTATTTACAGGCGCAGGCGGGAAAGCCTTCTGTTCAGGTGGCGACCAGCGCGTACGTGGCGTGGGTGGTTATGTCGGTAAGGACGGAGTGCCGCGTTTGAACGTGCTAGAACTCCAGCGCCAGATTCGCGTAATGCCAAAGCCTGTTATCGCGGTAGTGGCAGGCTATGCTATCGGTGGCGGTCATGTGCTGCATGTGGTTTGCGACCTCACTATCGCTGCCGAGAACGCCATTTTCGGGCAGACCGGACCTAAAGTAGGCAGCTTCGACGGCGGTTTTGGTTCTTCATATCTTGCCAGCATCATCGGACAGAAAAAAGCGCGTGAAATCTGGTATCTGTGCCGCCAATACAACGCACAAGAAGCGCTCCAGATGGGCTTGGTAAACACCGTAGTGCCGTTGGAAAAACTGGAAGAAGAGTCTATCCAATGGGCTTTGGAAATGCTGGATAAAAGCCCGATTGCGCTGCGCTTCCTGAAAGCAGCTTTCAACGCCGATTTAGACGGTCAGATGGGCTTGCAAGTGCTGGCTGGCGATGCCACAATGCTTTACTACATGTCTGAAGAAGCAATAGAAGGCAAAACCGCTTATGTCGAAAAGCGCAAGCCCAATTTCAAAAAGTTCCCGCGCCTGCCTTAA
- a CDS encoding o-succinylbenzoate--CoA ligase gives MTQTSEQNLIPDWLKRRAESSAHNIALIFKDETLRWAELYDKALLYAGQMAAQGVEAGARVALLLGNTPAFVCAIHATAQLGVVVAPLNTRLTVAELGWQLQDVQPALLLYDAPNAAKAMELASYTICPILSLEELAATKPIAIQQTEYYAKDQTHSIIYSSGTTGKPKGVMLTCGNHLWNALASCLNLGLQQDDRWLAVLPLFHVGGMSILLRSVLYGIPVVLHESFDPATINRSITENRVTIISVVANMLQRMLDESGDSGYPSHLRCVLTGGGPVPRPLLERCAALNIPITQTYGMTETASQVATLSPVDALNKLGSAGRALYPSEIKILHKEVSHDGVGEILVRGAIVTAGYFNRPEETTQALAEGWLHTGDLGRLDEDGYLYVVDRRSDLIISGGENIYPAEIEAALLAHPTIEEAGVVGVPDERWGQIPVAVVKLRENTNVTEAGLIEWCSARLARYKVPKRIVFAESLSRNAAGKLVRRLLKDSLLKKTE, from the coding sequence ATGACACAAACATCGGAACAAAATCTAATACCGGACTGGCTGAAGCGGCGCGCCGAATCTTCTGCACACAATATCGCCCTTATCTTCAAGGATGAGACGTTGCGCTGGGCAGAACTTTACGACAAGGCGTTACTGTATGCCGGGCAGATGGCAGCACAAGGGGTAGAGGCAGGGGCGCGAGTGGCGTTGCTACTGGGCAATACTCCCGCCTTTGTTTGCGCCATACACGCTACGGCACAACTTGGCGTAGTAGTAGCGCCCCTCAACACTCGCTTGACTGTTGCTGAATTGGGCTGGCAGTTACAGGATGTACAACCTGCCTTGCTGCTGTACGATGCGCCAAACGCTGCCAAAGCAATGGAACTCGCTTCATATACAATCTGCCCAATTCTCAGCCTTGAGGAATTGGCAGCGACAAAACCTATTGCTATCCAGCAAACTGAATATTACGCCAAAGACCAGACTCACAGCATTATCTATTCTTCGGGGACAACCGGCAAACCCAAAGGGGTGATGCTCACCTGCGGCAACCATCTCTGGAACGCGCTGGCTTCTTGCCTTAATTTGGGCTTGCAACAGGATGACCGCTGGCTGGCAGTTTTACCGCTCTTTCATGTGGGCGGTATGTCCATTCTATTACGCAGCGTGCTTTACGGTATCCCGGTGGTATTGCACGAATCATTCGACCCTGCCACTATCAATCGCTCTATCACTGAAAACCGCGTTACTATTATCTCGGTGGTAGCGAACATGCTCCAACGTATGCTGGATGAAAGCGGCGACAGTGGCTACCCTTCCCACTTGCGTTGTGTACTAACCGGGGGTGGTCCTGTTCCAAGACCGTTGCTGGAACGCTGCGCTGCCCTAAATATACCGATCACCCAAACCTACGGCATGACCGAAACCGCTTCGCAGGTTGCCACTCTCTCCCCTGTGGATGCGCTAAATAAACTGGGTTCAGCCGGACGCGCCCTCTATCCAAGCGAGATTAAAATCCTGCATAAAGAAGTATCTCACGATGGTGTGGGTGAAATACTGGTGCGTGGTGCGATAGTAACAGCGGGCTATTTCAATCGCCCCGAAGAAACGACGCAAGCATTAGCAGAAGGCTGGTTACACACCGGAGACCTCGGCAGGCTGGATGAGGACGGCTATCTCTATGTGGTGGATCGGCGCAGCGATTTGATAATCTCAGGGGGAGAAAACATCTACCCGGCTGAAATCGAAGCGGCACTATTAGCACATCCGACAATAGAAGAAGCGGGCGTGGTGGGCGTTCCTGACGAACGGTGGGGGCAAATCCCCGTTGCAGTGGTAAAATTGCGCGAGAACACAAACGTAACCGAAGCCGGATTGATAGAATGGTGTAGTGCGCGACTGGCTCGCTATAAAGTGCCAAAACGGATAGTCTTTGCTGAAAGTCTGTCTCGAAATGCAGCCGGAAAGCTAGTACGACGACTACTGAAAGATTCACTATTGAAAAAAACGGAGTAG
- a CDS encoding 1,4-dihydroxy-2-naphthoate polyprenyltransferase, which yields MTPAGQIKNKPTKRQAWLMASRPKTLPAATAPVLVGTAAAFYDKGFSLFPALAALAGALLIQIATNFANDVFDYKKGADTAERLGPVRVTSAGLLTPKEVFTGMWVVFGLATLVGVYLVAVGGLPIVIIGLLSIASGIAYTGGPFPLGYNGLGDIFVFIFFGLVAVCGTYYVQAGTVGALAWWCAIPIGLLATAIIVVNNLRDVKTDRVVGKKTMAVRIGENGAKAEYVLLAAVSYLVAPAMCVAGVAPWWTMLAWLSLPLAYQQIKLVFTVTGRALNKALGGTGRLELVYGLCLAVGLVIARLLGS from the coding sequence ATGACACCCGCAGGACAGATAAAAAACAAACCCACTAAACGGCAAGCATGGCTAATGGCTTCGCGCCCCAAGACCTTACCCGCCGCCACCGCCCCGGTGCTTGTGGGTACGGCAGCCGCGTTTTACGATAAAGGGTTCAGCCTTTTCCCGGCGTTGGCAGCACTGGCAGGCGCATTATTAATCCAGATTGCCACCAATTTTGCCAATGATGTTTTCGATTACAAAAAAGGGGCTGATACCGCCGAAAGGTTAGGTCCGGTGCGCGTCACTTCGGCAGGCTTGCTAACCCCAAAAGAAGTGTTCACCGGAATGTGGGTGGTATTCGGACTAGCAACATTGGTTGGAGTGTATCTGGTAGCAGTAGGCGGTTTGCCGATCGTAATAATCGGGTTGCTCTCCATCGCATCGGGCATCGCCTATACCGGAGGGCCTTTTCCATTGGGCTATAACGGGTTGGGTGATATTTTCGTTTTCATTTTCTTTGGTCTGGTAGCCGTTTGCGGAACTTATTATGTACAGGCAGGAACGGTTGGGGCATTGGCGTGGTGGTGCGCTATACCGATAGGCTTGCTGGCAACCGCTATCATCGTGGTCAACAACCTGCGCGATGTGAAAACTGACCGGGTGGTTGGTAAAAAAACAATGGCAGTACGAATCGGAGAGAACGGCGCAAAGGCAGAATATGTGCTTCTGGCGGCAGTATCATATTTGGTAGCCCCTGCCATGTGCGTAGCGGGCGTTGCGCCTTGGTGGACGATGCTGGCATGGCTTTCGCTGCCTCTCGCCTATCAGCAAATCAAGCTAGTTTTCACCGTCACCGGACGCGCCCTAAACAAAGCGTTAGGCGGTACGGGTCGCCTTGAACTGGTATATGGATTGTGCCTAGCCGTTGGATTGGTAATAGCCCGTTTGCTTGGTAGCTAA
- a CDS encoding ComF family protein: MKLTGILVDFFFPPRCLVCGKLGQWLHPDCRKSLPYISQPYCPVCGAPLNGSRCYSALCNMPSRYLDAAGSVFMHTGTIRQSVLKLKYRGVRALAGVLGAEMAVVINRQGWQDSDLLVPVPLHSTHLRKRGYNQAGLLAQSIRVVCKLKLDEMHLVRVRQTRSQVGLGLYERAENVANAFEWRGASLAGKNILLVDDVCTTGATLNACGTVLKGAGANLVRAITLTREVKH, encoded by the coding sequence ATGAAACTGACAGGCATATTGGTGGATTTTTTCTTTCCGCCACGCTGCCTTGTTTGCGGTAAACTCGGTCAATGGCTTCATCCTGATTGCCGAAAATCACTTCCTTATATATCACAACCTTATTGCCCGGTTTGTGGTGCGCCCCTTAACGGTTCGCGCTGTTATAGTGCACTCTGCAACATGCCCTCACGCTATTTGGATGCAGCGGGCAGCGTTTTTATGCACACCGGCACAATTCGCCAGTCGGTTTTAAAGCTGAAATATCGGGGTGTGCGGGCGTTGGCAGGCGTATTGGGGGCAGAAATGGCAGTGGTAATTAACCGGCAGGGCTGGCAGGATTCAGATTTGTTAGTGCCAGTACCGTTGCATAGCACCCACTTACGAAAGCGGGGCTATAATCAGGCAGGGTTATTGGCACAAAGTATCCGCGTAGTTTGCAAGCTGAAGCTAGATGAAATGCATCTGGTAAGGGTTCGGCAAACTCGCTCACAGGTGGGTTTGGGCTTGTACGAACGCGCGGAGAATGTAGCCAATGCCTTTGAGTGGCGTGGCGCTTCACTCGCCGGAAAAAACATTTTACTGGTGGATGATGTATGTACAACCGGTGCAACGTTAAATGCTTGCGGTACGGTTTTGAAAGGGGCGGGAGCTAACCTCGTCCGAGCTATAACTTTGACCCGTGAGGTAAAGCATTAG
- a CDS encoding HAD-IIA family hydrolase, with protein MDTTHQNQNTLARFRFALMDMDGVLYRGNQSLPGLVEFFDFLEHAGIGYRLLTNNASMTSDDYHHKLLKMGVDVPPEKIITSPLATILHLRKIAPEGAGIYVIGMAALRRTLFGENEQNGLFYFDDKTPRFVVQGADFNLVYESLRKATLLIRAGATYIATNADPVFPSEEGLIPGAGSVAALLQTASGQRPFIIGKPEPIMYELALEQLGAQKHETVMIGDNLVTDIEGALRLDIPTIITLSGVTSPVEYAASLLKADLSFNGLPELTAAWQSVL; from the coding sequence ATGGACACTACCCACCAAAATCAAAATACACTCGCCCGTTTCCGCTTTGCCCTTATGGATATGGATGGTGTGCTGTATCGAGGCAACCAATCCTTGCCGGGCTTGGTGGAATTTTTCGACTTCCTAGAGCATGCCGGTATTGGCTATAGGTTGCTCACCAATAACGCCAGCATGACTTCGGACGATTACCACCACAAATTGTTGAAAATGGGCGTGGATGTACCACCAGAGAAAATTATCACCAGCCCGTTGGCAACTATATTACATCTGCGTAAAATTGCGCCAGAGGGAGCGGGTATTTACGTGATAGGTATGGCAGCACTGCGCCGTACCCTATTCGGTGAAAATGAGCAAAACGGTCTCTTTTATTTCGATGATAAAACCCCCCGCTTTGTAGTACAAGGCGCAGATTTCAATCTGGTATATGAATCTTTGCGTAAAGCAACGCTGCTAATCCGAGCAGGCGCAACCTACATTGCCACCAACGCCGACCCAGTATTCCCCTCCGAAGAAGGGCTTATTCCGGGGGCAGGTAGCGTAGCCGCCTTGCTACAGACCGCCAGTGGGCAAAGGCCTTTTATCATAGGCAAACCCGAACCAATTATGTATGAACTTGCGCTAGAACAACTCGGCGCACAAAAGCACGAAACCGTTATGATTGGCGACAATCTTGTAACAGACATTGAGGGCGCATTGCGGTTAGATATACCAACCATCATAACCCTGAGTGGTGTTACCAGCCCTGTCGAGTATGCTGCAAGCCTGCTTAAAGCCGATTTAAGCTTTAACGGCTTACCAGAATTAACTGCCGCATGGCAATCTGTCTTATAA
- a CDS encoding RidA family protein — MEKKAVQTDKAPAAIGPYSQAIRVGNLLFTSGQVPIDPTNGEITGWEIKEQARQVFINIQNLLAAQGCTLANVVKTTVFLRHMSDFPEMNEIYAEFFSGTIYPARSTVEVSRLPKDALIEIETITLIPE, encoded by the coding sequence ATGGAAAAGAAAGCAGTTCAAACCGACAAAGCCCCAGCCGCCATAGGTCCTTACAGTCAGGCTATTCGGGTTGGCAACCTGTTGTTTACCAGTGGGCAAGTGCCAATAGACCCCACTAACGGCGAAATTACAGGCTGGGAAATCAAGGAACAGGCTCGACAGGTGTTTATCAACATTCAAAACCTGTTGGCAGCACAAGGCTGTACGTTGGCGAATGTAGTCAAAACCACCGTTTTCCTACGTCACATGAGCGATTTCCCAGAGATGAACGAAATTTACGCGGAATTCTTCAGCGGCACTATCTACCCCGCCCGCAGTACGGTTGAAGTGAGTCGGTTGCCGAAGGATGCGCTGATCGAAATTGAAACCATTACCCTAATTCCAGAATAG
- a CDS encoding class I SAM-dependent methyltransferase, with product MQSTETTFQFDYENEAIIEGRGIGNPDARDLGAIRLRRFLAAFAALPSGTKVMELGCGAGRQCRTLKKLRPELEVHGCDLSHRAIAEAVSAADGVEYRISDAAQLPYPDADFEAVMLFDVLEHVPDVGSVVSEIARVLKPGGLFHAFIPIEGQPGTLFYRLRNSRLLPIARWKKERIGHIQQLTDTEIIALFAANGLTLVDKSYSFHLMGQILDIADYWQRDWQSGNRPVWQKKFAKVVAKAIMYPTWRLTYLEDNRRAASNRATGLHLTCRKR from the coding sequence GTGCAAAGTACCGAAACAACATTTCAATTTGATTACGAGAACGAAGCCATCATTGAGGGGCGCGGCATCGGGAATCCTGATGCGCGTGACCTCGGTGCAATTCGATTGCGCCGTTTTTTGGCTGCTTTCGCTGCCTTGCCATCCGGCACAAAAGTGATGGAGCTTGGCTGTGGCGCAGGAAGACAATGCCGCACCCTCAAAAAGCTACGCCCGGAATTAGAGGTGCATGGCTGTGATTTAAGCCATCGCGCTATTGCTGAAGCCGTATCGGCTGCTGATGGAGTAGAATATCGTATTTCAGATGCAGCGCAATTGCCCTATCCAGATGCCGATTTTGAAGCGGTGATGCTTTTCGATGTGCTAGAGCATGTACCCGATGTTGGCAGCGTGGTAAGCGAAATAGCGCGAGTGCTGAAACCGGGCGGTCTCTTTCATGCCTTTATCCCCATCGAAGGGCAACCCGGCACACTTTTTTATCGCCTCAGAAACAGTCGCCTTCTACCCATTGCCCGTTGGAAAAAAGAGCGCATTGGGCATATCCAACAATTAACCGATACCGAAATAATCGCCCTATTTGCTGCCAACGGCTTGACGCTAGTTGATAAAAGCTACAGCTTTCACCTAATGGGGCAAATTCTAGACATAGCCGACTATTGGCAGCGTGATTGGCAAAGTGGAAACCGCCCGGTGTGGCAAAAGAAATTTGCCAAAGTGGTCGCCAAAGCAATTATGTACCCCACGTGGCGTTTGACATATTTAGAAGACAACCGACGTGCTGCTAGTAACCGCGCCACCGGTTTGCACTTGACCTGTCGCAAACGCTAA